ATGCATCGAAGACATCTGTCTGTTTGTCGACGTGAAAGGACTCGCTGCGCGAGACTGGCCAAGCGCAGACGAGGCAGGATGAGGTTCAACGTTCAAGATGGACTGCCTCCGCGCAGTTCCACTCTCCTGGTTCCATCCACTGGTGCCCAACAAGGTATTTTGGAAACGTCCTGCGTTAGAGTTGGCTCGATCACCGAAAAAATCTGAATAGTCTCCGACACCAAATCCCTGGTCACTTTTGTATGTCAGGTAGGTAGAGGCAGAGCCACACAGTGGCGATTCCAGTATATTTGCTCCGTCTGCGTTCTCACTCTGCAGGAATATTCCCCCCAGGTCCGGAAACGTAGCACGAACGGGAGTAGGGCGGTTGCAAGACCCGTAGACACCATATGGTGATGCGCGCTGCACAGGGACCCTCTGAGAAAAGGcccagcgagaaaaagatgaaTTGGTGGCAGGCGGAATTTCACTGTCTTGAAGCATCGGTGGACTTAATTGCCAACTACGAGCCAGctgcgtctgtttctgctgCCACCGAGCCAGCCAGTCACTCCCACTTGGGcaggcttctctcctcgtccgcTCTTGGGCATCTGGCTCGGCGCGCCCGGTACTCCATGACTGAGCCTTGCCCTGCCAACCGCCCCAGCCATTGACCGCTGACATTCTAAGGCTGGATTCCAATTTGCTGAGTTGTGATGGGTCCTGCAACTTCCAGTAACTGGCGCTCTGAGACCCTTGTTTGTCGATGTTGCTGCCCAGAAAAGGACTCCCTGTGCCACCAAACTCCCTCGTTTGACTCGCATCTTCACCTTTGTGTGCGTGACCGTCAGTAAGGTTGCCCACAAAAGACATGGGTGGGAGCATTGCGGCACCCGAGTAAATGTCAATTCGAGGCTTTCTGTGAGTAGAATGATCTCTTGGTCTGACATGGGCCCCGTACAACGACGCACCAAGTAGAGAGGCCTCTTGCCATGATGTGAgggtttctttctctccactggCCAGTCGAGGTGATGGAATCACGGGAGATGACGACAGTGGAAACAAACAACTTCCCCTGGATGGTCCCTGACGTGCCAGCGCCCGTGATCCGGAAGACTGCAAAAAGGATTGGGTCTGCGGCAGCTTATGTAGGCAAGTGACAACGGGCATCATGGTGTTAGCTCCGGAGCACGTTACGGAGCTGCATGTTGTCGACCACTGCACTGCAAGTATAGTTGATGCATCAAGTGTGTACCCTGTTTGGAAGTATTTGGGTAGCGAGCAGAATGCGACGGCCGAAGGATAGCACCCTGGAAATGGAGGACGCAGCCAATAAAGAAGCGGCGCGCGGTGCTGTCTGAGGTCACCTGGATGTCGTCTTCGGATTCGAGGCGTGGAATCGTCGTAAACTGCAACAGCATCGCATCCTTCATGGATGACCGCCACATATGAGCGTCGGGACGCATCATCTTTGCCGAGTGTGAACGTCAAAATACTTCTCAGTTTTGGGCGAATCATGTTTTGTGCCTTAATCTGAAGCATATCCTCTCTGTCGGGTGCATGAGCCGACCTTTCGATGCCTCTCAATCTCCTGTCGCCCTGGGATCCTGCTTCGTCccttgtgtgtctctgtgtcgtttGCAGCTTGGCTGGCTGAAGTCGCGAATTCATTTGGACGGGGCCTCTGGAGGGAAGATTCATCTCAGTCAAGGGCGTTTCCACCAGAACACGCTCTCCCGTCAATGTGAAGAAGCACTCGGCTACATTCCCTCTTGAGACGTGACATAATTGGGAACGCGTGGACCAGTCGAATACGAGAGGACAGGAGCTTCCCCTGACTGACACGTACACTAGCTGCCGAGCTGCGTGGAACTCGAGCGTAGCCACAGCCGCAGCCGCACGTACCAGGGATGCGGGTCCCTTGGCTCCTTTCGCACTTTCCGCGGTATTGTTGTTCTTCCGCATTTCTTGTCTCAGCTGCTCGCGCGTGGGCACGTCCAAGCGAGCACGACACAGGCTGTACCACTCCGCAACGCGCTTCCGTGAGTCTCGTTGCAGGACAGTCAACCGTCCCGCACTGCTCAGGACAATCAACTGAAACTCTCCCGTCCAGCAACAGGCGACGGGGACATGGCCTAGCAAGGCTTCTCCGCCTACAGCCAGCAGTCGAGGCACCTTGCAGCTTGAGGGAACacggaaaggagagaagagcgggtCGAATACGTACACAGATGTGGCGGTGAGAGCGCACACCCTCGTTgcacgaggagacacctgcaAAACTTTCACACAGCTATCGAGCTTGTCAACCCACTGGAGCCTCCAATCCCTCATGCCGTTATCCTCCCCCTGAATGCttcgccagagagaagaggaataCGGCTCACTGCAGGTACGACATCCTCCCTCCAGCTGGCAGTTCGACAGATACTCTAGTCGGCCATCGCTGTAACccaagaggagaaacggaccCTGTGGTGCGGAACTGAGAACAACTACAGCAGTCAGCTGCCGTGACTTCTCCGGGATCTGCTTGGGGACGGATGAACCCTGGTAAACGTCTTCACAGCCAGCACGCCCAGCCGCTGATTCTTGTAGGTCGACGTCAGCGGCTTTGGAATTACCACTATGATGGCTATGTGCTGAAGTGCCTAGAACAGCATCAAGAGATCGCGCTTTGCCACTGttgcgcagaagcagaggggtGTCGGCATGCCCCAGAAGGACCATCGATTCGTAGGCGGAAGTCGAGTATTCATCGCCATCTTCGTCGACGATTGTACTGTGCAATTTCGAGGAAAACAAGCATTGATTCCTTGATAAAGCGACCAACAGGACGTCACCGCCAGCGTCGATAGCACGGGACCGATCGCTGTATGCTCCATCAGCAATAAGCAAAATCGCATCCTTCCCTTGCGTTCTGAAGTTGGGAGTTGCAGCCACTGACAGGAGACTACAGTGCGCGGCCTCAGTGAAAGGGcatcgtctcctttttccacAGACATCTGGCAGGCGGATCCCCTGgccgaacagagaaaaaagccaTGAAAGCAACAGCTCGACGAGACACCACACACCACGCGCGGTTTCTGGGGAGACAAATGCAGGCGACGGTCGAATGGTGGATGTGTacagagaagcaaatgaAGCAACGAACGACCTGATTCCTTCACCCAGCTGACCGTAAGCACTGAGGAAGGCACATCGGCCGGAAAGTGGACAACACTCGGCTCGCTCACTAGCCTCTTCGAGGCGGAGGCGTGTGTACGCGGGTGTGCACACTGGTGGATCagcaacagaagaggagaaaggacagacTTGGAGGGGCCTGGATGCTGAGTGATACGGCAGCGGCACACCAAGCGCCTTGGAATGTAAAGCTACATCCGCGCTGGGAAGGATCACCCACTGGGGTAACTGTGGAAGGGGAAAGGAGCTGTCGACTCGAGACTTTGTTTCCTGACGAAGAGCGACCTGGCGAGAAGTACCCGTCAATACAGGACAGGAAGTCACAGCTTCACGCTGCCGAGGCTGGCAATCCATATTTCCTTTCCCTGTCGGTGAACTGGTTTGATTCTTCGTACGGTTGGTGTTCTCACCCTTACTGGATACAACTGCAACAAAATAGCCGAGTGGCGGCACTCGTTTCTGACCTCTCCTACCCCGTCGTACAGGAGGGCGCCAAGAAGGCTTCTTATCAACTTGTCCTTGCCCAAGCCCAGAGTCGCGGTAGTCGCTTTCCGCACAAAAAAGTAGAATGCCTGGTGCCTATGGTCTGTGACATGTCAAGCTTTAATCGGACTCCTCCCTGGAGGAGGACTGTCAAAAGTCTTGCAGGCCAGCAACCCCTGTAAGGTTCCAGCATAAGTAACAGGATAACGATGTCTATGACTGAACATTTCGTGAAATTAAAGTAAATCCAGAAGTGTGTAGATCATGGAAGCTGCTGGAGCCCACTGACCGCGACACACCACCTACAGACGGGGTCGTCACGACTGACGAAGTGCAGCACCATAGAAGACAAACTTTAGTGCCCTTCCCATGGGAACGGGTGTGTCTTCAAGATGAATGGTGCCAGAGAAGCCCAGTACGAGAATTCCAAAAGTGAAAAGATATCTTCTTGGGACTGTCCATTGCACGCATGCGTTGTCTTCCACCATCTTCCCTGCATGCATCAGAAGACGCTCGTTCGGCTACGGAAGTGGAACATGACAGAATCTTTGAAAAACGCGAAGCATTCCAGGGACTCGTATTAACGAAGGCTTTTGTTAAAATCATGCTTGATACTGCTTAGTGTGTCAATGGTACCGTGTTGTGGCGGATTCCGCCGCAGCGGGGAGCAGTGATGGAGAACTCTTATTTTTTGTTAGTATCTTCCGTCATAGTGTGCATTTTCGGCCGTGTGTTGCTCTCCTCTATCAAAGCTGAAGCGATCACCATTCACAGGGATATCCCGTCTCACATGGACGGGTTCACACACGTCGCGTGCACGCATTCGCCGGACGCCACTGTTCTGCGATCACTAGCAAGTCTGGTCCATTCAGCCTGCCTCAAGCATGCTCTTCAACCCCAATCCAGGTGTATAAGGAACCCCACGAGGCCGTGCTGGCGTAGACCGTCGTGGGATGCACAGGAAGGCCCACCCAGTATGTTAATGCAACAGGCGAACTGCAGGCTGGCAGCCCGCTCATTCATTCCGTCGCATCTCATTAGGAAGTTAGAACGCGATGGCTGCAGACAACTGAGAAAATTCGCTGCCTACAAGACGCTAAACAGGGGGTTTTCAACAGCTCGACCATTTGGACAGCAAAACAGGCGCTACGTGTGGTCCGAAGGGAGCGGATTCGGAAGTTGCTACGCTATTCCCTTGGTGACAGGATTGACCCGTAGTTCAGATAAGAACCAGAAGATCCCCCAATTTCTATTACCCCCGTTATTCACAGCTGTTCGGGCAGGAGACAAACACAAGGCTCAGTCGATCATTGCCCTCTGGAAAAAACCTGGGGTCCAGCGTATGGGGTGGGTAGATGACAGACAGCCATCTGGTCGTGAACAGCAACTTATTCGTGACTCTACGAACGAAGCGAATGAACCAAGGACGATTGGCGACAACTCGGGCAGTCAAGCCGATGGAACATCACCGGGCTCTGAGAAGGCGGAATTGACGGCCCAAAGGGGTTCTGACGGCCTAGCGCCTCAGGGTGAAGGGATGGTCATAATGACTGGTACCTGTGCGTCCCACCTTGATTCACTGGCGGAAGCCGTTATCGCCGTAAGTCTGTGTGTGCCACAAAGGCAACACGAACTGCAGATTTGCCAAGAGTGCGACACGAAGTTGATTAACGGGGAAGTGTCTCCGCATTGATTCAACACTGTTTTCCCAGAAGGCCTGTGCCTGGTGTGTCAAACGAAATGTTGTCTGCAGGCTATGTGGGAGGACCACATGAGGAAGTTACTCGGGCGAGACGGTCGCGGATATTCCGGTTGGGTGGTACTGGCGTTCATGGACTTGGAAATTCACATTATGACGCCGATAATGAGAGAACGGTACGCGCTCGAGGAGCTGTACGGCCTCTGTCCTCGCATTGATATTTCAGACTGTATCCGTGTCGACAGTATGGAATCGTTTGATCTGTACAGAGAAGGGTTTAGAACATTTGGTTCTACCGATTGCCCCTTCAGCCCCGAAGGAATCTAGCCCCTTGACATGGTGCATGAACGCTGCCGTTAAGGTGTGGGGGGCGCAGTGATAcgttgcctcttctccgtggCCGTCCGTTGCTTCCACAGTCTGATTTCAGAGCATGTGGCGGCAATGACTCTCTAAGCTGTAGTAGGCGTTAGTCTCTGGCAACTTTCGAGAGTATTTACAAAGGGATGTGCCGTATAACGAGACTTTTCATATGGAGAGTAACAGGGATTGGGTAAATTGCATGTTTGGTCCGCAGTAACAGGATGAACATCACAGGACTAAACGTTGTTTCAAGCTGGTTTAAAATGAGTTGCGTATTCCACTGAAGCGTAACGCCGACATGTGTTTTCGAATAAACCACTGGTTGCTACAACGACGAAGGTGACGGTTTGTAGAAGTCGTAACGAGGCCACAACACAAATGTACAGGCGGTCCTCGTTATTGAGCTTCCATGCTCACCTGAACATATTCATTTGGTGTAGAGGCAAAAGAGGGAAATTCGTTCTCTATCAGATACCTTCTGTTTCTGGTGTTTTAACTCCAAGTTTCTGGCGGGTTCCCTCGGCCGTTCTTCTCCGAGGCTCCTCTTTGTCCGTTTCGACTGAAATTCAGACTCGGCACTCTTGTCATTGGACAAGCGTTGCAGTGAAGTGGTAAAGTGCTCAGTGGCCTAATGAGGTACAAAGCACATTACGAGGAAAGGTTTGTCATAGAGTGCATGTCTTGCTTTACCAGTCGGTCTACCACTAGAGACGGCCTCTCCTAAAAGTGCCGCCGATAAAGGTTGAGTCATATTGCCGATGATGTTTTAATTCCCTACTGGTGACAGTCTACGGGAGAGCGATAACTGCAGTTCGTAAGGTGGAATAGGCAAGGTGAAGAATGGACTGATGCGCTGATTGAGCTTCGACGTGCGCAGCATTCCTTCATGATCGGCGGTTGAGGGCGTATCGTATGGCGTCGGTATCCTGACCAGTCGAACCGCTCCTGAAGCTCGTGAGACGTTTTTGATATGTTCCTACTAGAGCGCACCGTACCATGAGCGTCTCCACAGGCGATTGTCTACAGCTGGCCCGTGGCACCGAGTGTATTGCGCAAGGTTCTTGAGGTTTCTTACTTGAGCGTCCCCCGAGAGCTGCAGGACTTCTGTTGAGTACCCGCAGAGCTCAGGTGATACAGTGCCAAGCAGCTCGCCGTCGTAGAGTGAGAGAAAGTGCACGCCTTCTGGCCCACTTCTCCTTAGGTCGTTCTTTCGAGGTGCGGCGCCGAACGAACGAGCTTCTCTACATGCTTGACTTGGTTTGGATTTCGGTGTGGACGACTGAAGATAATTTCTTTGCAACTCTAATCCAGTAGTGAATCCATCTGTATTGTTGCCATGCACTGGCCGGGCACTGCGTCATCGGCACGGTTGTGAGGCCGCCTACCCAAGGACGGGCGGAATCCTGGCTCTGAACAACGGGGTTCCACTCCGGGAGTTTTGCGACCTCAGAAACAAACATGTATACTGACCAGCGCCTCCGCTGGCGAAAACAACAAGTAAATCGGCTTGTACAGACTGTTGGCATAGTCCGGCATCCCGAAGCCCTGTCAGCTCTCTCATTTGCTGTAAATCATAATTGGAGATGGGCGATGGTATACCTGCGACCCGAATGGTGTGCAGATGGTCCAGAGTATCACAACGCAGTGACCAGAACTCAATTTTCCCCTCAGAAATtgtgaagaagcgacggTGACACTGATGACAATCAGTGTCTATAGCCGTTCCGCCGGGACACCATTACGGCTTACGTTGTTAAGGTACTTTTTGTTGTAGACACGTTCCGGAGCCTGGCATTTGCAGTTGTTTCTGGCCGCCTTACATGATCGGTTTTCGGAGGAAGTTACCTCAAAAAACACGAAACCGATGGGAGCGAAGGTATCCCGGGTTTGGGCCACCTTGTGGCCTGTGCCCCCATCAAGTAGGTTGATGATTCGAAGGCTGACTGCAGACAATGATTTCTTCTGAGTCCTTTCCAGCCGCTGTCCCCTTGTCTCTTacgtctctcttgtttcaGAAGAAGCTGGCAAACTAGGagtctgtctgtcttccaTTTCTCGAGCCTTCTAGTGTCAGAGTTAAGGACCTACTCCAGAAATTCCACACTCCGGTAATGATCTAGAGGAATCTCTACGTCCGCCTGGTGAATCCAGCGATGTACCAACAAAATAAAATATGGGGACGTCCACGTGAAATACCAAGCGTCTTCCGTCTTCAATATCGAATACGGCTGCCGTGAAAAGATCCGGTCGCGTTGGCTTAAACATCGCCACGAGTCCATGAGATATCCTGTTTTACCAGAGGGGGAATATATCCTTTTCAGCACCACGTTAACGGGCCGTTCACACCGTACCGAACTTCTGAAAATATATTGTTGAAAAGGGCCTATATAGATGAGGTGTGCTTTGCTTGCCTTCAAATTCTTCTTCGTACACAGAGAAGACCAGTGTGAACGTTTCATGATTCTGCTTGGATACTGCTTCGACGTTTTCCAAGTAACGCTCTAGCAAACAAATAAATACCCAAAATTGGAAGAACCGCACATTCCCTTGTTGAGCTGCTAAAATCATGCCGTTGGCCTCTACACAGTGACGTATTAGTGACTGGACTTAGGATATCCATGTAGCAAGTGACTCTCACCATCAAACTCGAAAAAGGCGGGGTGAGACAGAACCAATTCTTCTGTAAGGACGTTCATGCTATCCTATATTGAGCAGTTCGGCTAGAGCTTACCAAAATTCTTCGCGAACAAGGGAGTGATATCTCTCCTGCCTTCGACTGCCTGTTTTGTTCCAGATGAGACAAAAGTTTCAGTCGTTCAAAAATTTTTGCCTCAATACTTTTCTGAGAAGAACCCGACATTGGAGGCCTCCTGGATTTGGCTCGTAAACAACAACAATAGTATCGTTATTGTGGTTGTAGACCGCCGTTGTGACCTCTGAAGGTGCCCCTGTCGCTGTAGCAGCATAGAATGTCGGCGCATGGTAGTTACTTCTCCAGGGGTTCCTCGGATTAAGTTCGAGTGCCAAAAGACCAGATCCCTGCAGAGTTTCTAATGAACTATTCACTCTTGGTCCCTCCACAGCGATAGCCTACTAGGTAAAAAGCCCGACAGAGTCCTCCATCAGTGCTGTGATTGCATTTTTGGCGACAGGTCATGTGCTCGGCAATAGCGTGCTTACACGACAACGATGATTGTCTTCGCAAAAATTATCTCTTTTATCTTCCTGGTACACATGAGCTGGCTGAAGCCGTCGCAAAACTCAAATAGAATTTGTCTGACCGATTCTCGCTTGTCGATAATTCGGACGGCATCGACCCAAAAACGTCAATCTGCTTGCTCTGCGTATCACATCATGACACAGCATCCTTAACTCTTCATTGGGTGTCAAATTTACTGCTGTCAGCCGCAGGACGGTTGTCTTTGCGAATGCTCTACCCCTAGATGGGTTGTACGCTTTTGACCTTGGCAGGAAGCAGCCATAGGTTCTCCTTTGCTGAAGAAGGGACAACATCACTGATTTCTAGAGGTACAGTGTATGCCAAGGCGTTAGCACATCTTATGACTCTAGGGCAGCAGAGCAAAGTTCCTCTTTGCATTCGAGTCGGTAGGAGAGGATTTTGAGAGTCTTCTTCAGCACCTGACTCTCCGCAGTATCGAGCCATATTTCGCAAGAAACGCCGTTCGTGTATCAGTTTGATGtcgctgtacatacacctctACAAGCGCTGCGTTTTAACAGAAGACAAGAACACCGCACAATTCGTATGGAATATAGGGCCACGACCAGCGAAAAAGCTGAAATTGCGTAATGAATCACTAACAGCACAAGTCAACACATTCTTGGTCTGTCGCGACTGGTTGTGCAGTATCTCAGTTGAGGAATATGGAGCAGCTAGTATATACAGCGGGTGCTCACTAAAGAGCTATGGGCTTCATTTGTTTCACGAATTCCCTGAGTATTTGCATCACGAATAACGGCCTTCCTGTGTAGTGTGCTCACCAGGAATAGTAATTTAACGCCGCGATGCGTACCAGCAAACAAAAACTTGAATCCAATGTACAACAGTTTTTTGCCCTTGATTCAGAGTCCCTGTCATGCGCCCAGGCAAATGATCCAACAGCAGTTGTTGGAAGTTGAATGAATACCGAGAAATCGTTTACTGGACTCACACCTTATCTCAAGAGTGACTACCAAATAAAATCCATCACAAATGGAATGCCGCAAGAGCAGAAGCTTGAAAGAGGATACCGGACCACACGTACATGTTAGCTTACGTATCCTGCGTATGATTCGACAGAATCGTTCAGTCGGAACCTGCGAGTTGTATCATACCTCCATGTTGATGATTAAGACCATGACACCATACTGCAACTTTTCTACGGATCCACTCCGTGCGCGTTACCGACGGCCAACCATCTCTAGGGCTCACCATGGCACTGGCAATCCTCTACAgttgtcttcctcttgaTGGAATGGGAAAACTCGAACCGATCCTAAACAATTGCGCTTTCGCCTTTACGACAGACCACCAGAACGACAACTGAACACATGCATAACTTCGTCATGTCAGTTGAGAAACCCTACAAGACACAGATGTGCCACACACAATAAAATTGCCCAGAATTGCCACGCTACAGTATCTCTTTCTACAACAAAAGCCTTATTTCTTGTCTGTTTGTGGAATTGCCTGTTCTTTTGTTCTTAGTGCAAAGTGAGTGCTGATGCCTCAGGATGCCCTACGCACACCATTGACTCCGCGGGAGTCGGTGACACGCGTTACGCTTTTCATGTCCACGTAACTGCGTCTTAAGGCGCTGGAGAACTCCTCTTCCGGACGAAGAGGTGAAGTTGATTCTAGGCACAGCTTTACACACCCAGGATTCTTGTTGTTGGGCCTGCACTTACCAGACAGGAATGTCGGTACCGTCTTCCCGCGCTGGCCAACGACCGCTACAGAAGCTCCACTGCGCACGAGTACCGTGACACCGGTTGTTGCACGTTCTCGAGTCTGAGCCGACATGCATATGCGCTAAACATCATTTTCAGCGTTCTTAATGTTTCGGATTCTTaagggaaacgagagaactGTGAAGGGAGACCGGTTGTGCTGTGCCCCCGACGGTTCATCGCCTTTGATGATACGGTTCCTTTTGAGGCGCGACTGACGTTCAGTCAAGACTCTAACATGACTGTTGTGTGCAAATAGTGGACTCGACGTCGAACAGAGAAGTCCGAGATAAGATTGACGTCTGACCAGGTAGAGACACACGTCAAACTAACGCTCCATTCAACACGTAGTATTCATGATACCGTTCGTACGCAAACTAATCTATGCTTCGTTTACCGACGGTGTCACAGATAATCGAGCTACGATCGGAGGCCTTCGCAGGGACAGTTGCTCGTATTAGAGGCTTCTGCCACAACACACAGATGCTTACAGAATGCGGCACTTTACCGATACGAACTGAGATCGGATTCAATCATTTGTAGTCAACTACACAGTCTTCAAGAACGCGCAAAGAGATGTTGCCTGGCCACTCTGGACCCACAAATTGACAGCCACTGTCGTCACACCGCACTGTCCCTAAGCTGTGGGTAACATGTCCTCCGAGGTACTCCCG
This window of the Toxoplasma gondii ME49 chromosome VI, whole genome shotgun sequence genome carries:
- a CDS encoding hypothetical protein (encoded by transcript TGME49_240510) gives rise to the protein MDCQPRQREAVTSCPVLTGTSRQVALRQETKSRVDSSFPLPQLPQWVILPSADVALHSKALGVPLPYHSASRPLQVCPFSSSVADPPVCTPAYTRLRLEEASERAECCPLSGRCAFLSAYGQLGEGIRSFVASFASLYTSTIRPSPAFVSPETARGVWCLVELLLSWLFSLFGQGIRLPDVCGKRRRCPFTEAAHCSLLSVAATPNFRTQGKDAILLIADGAYSDRSRAIDAGGDVLLVALSRNQCLFSSKLHSTIVDEDGDEYSTSAYESMVLLGHADTPLLLRNSGKARSLDAVLGTSAHSHHSGNSKAADVDLQESAAGRAGCEDVYQGSSVPKQIPEKSRQLTAVVVLSSAPQGPFLLLGYSDGRLEYLSNCQLEGGCRTCSEPYSSSLWRSIQGEDNGMRDWRLQWVDKLDSCVKVLQVSPRATRVCALTATSVYVFDPLFSPFRVPSSCKVPRLLAVGGEALLGHVPVACCWTGEFQLIVLSSAGRLTVLQRDSRKRVAEWYSLCRARLDVPTREQLRQEMRKNNNTAESAKGAKGPASLVRAAAAVATLEFHAARQLVYVSVRGSSCPLVFDWSTRSQLCHVSRGNVAECFFTLTGERVLVETPLTEMNLPSRGPVQMNSRLQPAKLQTTQRHTRDEAGSQGDRRLRGIERSAHAPDREDMLQIKAQNMIRPKLRSILTFTLGKDDASRRSYVAVIHEGCDAVAVYDDSTPRIRRRHPGDLRQHRAPLLYWLRPPFPGCYPSAVAFCSLPKYFQTGYTLDASTILAVQWSTTCSSVTCSGANTMMPVVTCLHKLPQTQSFLQSSGSRALARQGPSRGSCLFPLSSSPVIPSPRLASGEKETLTSWQEASLLGASLYGAHVRPRDHSTHRKPRIDIYSGAAMLPPMSFVGNLTDGHAHKGEDASQTREFGGTGSPFLGSNIDKQGSQSASYWKLQDPSQLSKLESSLRMSAVNGWGGWQGKAQSWSTGRAEPDAQERTRREACPSGSDWLARWQQKQTQLARSWQLSPPMLQDSEIPPATNSSFSRWAFSQRVPVQRASPYGVYGSCNRPTPVRATFPDLGGIFLQSENADGANILESPLCGSASTYLTYKSDQGFGVGDYSDFFGDRANSNAGRFQNTLLGTSGWNQESGTARRQSILNVEPHPASSALGQSRAASPFTSTNRQMSSMHSSTGFRGWGQPQEATLTSPQLSASVMPTSNDREYSDYAATSNGMRRRPGTAVFGFETGGFGRW
- a CDS encoding hypothetical protein (encoded by transcript TGME49_240520~Predicted trans-membrane domain (TMHMM2.0):4-22) — translated: MENSYFLLVSSVIVCIFGRVLLSSIKAEAITIHRDIPSHMDGFTHVACTHSPDATVLRSLASLVHSACLKHALQPQSRCIRNPTRPCWRRPSWDAQEGPPSMLMQQANCRLAARSFIPSHLIRKLERDGCRQLRKFAAYKTLNRGFSTARPFGQQNRRYVWSEGSGFGSCYAIPLVTGLTRSSDKNQKIPQFLLPPLFTAVRAGDKHKAQSIIALWKKPGVQRMGWVDDRQPSGREQQLIRDSTNEANEPRTIGDNSGSQADGTSPGSEKAELTAQRGSDGLAPQGEGMVIMTGTCASHLDSLAEAVIAAMWEDHMRKLLGRDGRGYSGWVVLAFMDLEIHIMTPIMRERYALEELYGLCPRIDISDCIRVDSMESFDLYREGFRTFGSTDCPFSPEGI
- a CDS encoding hypothetical protein (encoded by transcript TGME49_240525); this encodes MLSLLQQRRTYGCFLPRSKAYNPSRGRAFAKTTVLRLTASKQIDVFGSMPSELSTSENRKIKEIIFAKTIIVVVTDGGLCRAFYLGSGLLALELNPRNPWRKVTTAVYNHNNDTIVVVYEPNPGGLQCRDSMNVLTEELVLSHPAFFEFDEANGMILAAQQGNVRFFQFWNHETFTLVFSVYEEEFEAVFDIEDGRRLADVEIPLDHYRSVEFLELLVCQLLLKQERLSLRIINLLDGGTGHKVAQTRDTFAPIGFVFFEAPERVYNKKYLNNCHRRFFTISEGKIEFWSLRCDTLDHLHTIRVAGLRDAGLCQQSVQADLLVVFASGGAEPGFRPSLDGFTTGLELQRNYLQSSTPKSKPSQACREARSFGAAPRKNDLRRSGPEGVHFLSLYDGELLGTVSPELCGYSTEVLQLSGDAQTIACGDAHGAVRLVRIPTPYDTPSTADHEGMLRTSKLNQRISPFFTLPIPPYELQLSLSRRLSPERPSLVVDRLATEHFTTSLQRLSNDKSAESEFQSKRTKRSLGEERPREPARNLELKHQKQKVSMEAQ